From a single Candidatus Nezhaarchaeota archaeon genomic region:
- a CDS encoding acyl-CoA dehydrogenase family protein, protein MLQWLSITRTKIGCYAKAAAKAALERAVSYANEGEAFRRKIGGFQRLTHKIAELAVEVELGKSLLFRL, encoded by the coding sequence ATGCTTCAATGGCTATCCATAACTAGGACTAAGATAGGCTGCTATGCAAAAGCAGCCGCTAAGGCAGCTCTCGAAAGAGCAGTAAGCTATGCAAATGAGGGGGAAGCTTTTAGAAGGAAGATAGGAGGATTTCAAAGGCTTACGCATAAGATAGCTGAGCTCGCGGTTGAGGTAGAGCTTGGGAAATCACTGCTCTTCAGACTATAA